A region from the Catellatospora sp. TT07R-123 genome encodes:
- a CDS encoding glutathionylspermidine synthase family protein — protein MRRVACAPREGWRETVEEQGLVYAVPRGQDDLYWDESAYYEFTLAEVEALEEAVADLHEMCLDAAGHVVASGRYADLGITDRRVIELIERSWARRDTEISLYGRFDLRYDGSGPAKMLEYNADTPTSLLEAAGPQWFWLEQLHPGCDQWNSLHERLVAAWRKHAATLPRGPVHFAYTLTDEIGEDMMTAAYLQECAEQAGLHGTLLPVEEIGWDPALRRFVDEQDRTVNTIFKLYPWEWLVADRFGGYALDLALAGQGPAWIEPPWKMLLSNKALLAILWERHPGHPNLLPSYLDGPRELSVFGYVEKPLLGREGAGVRIVTPGHTVGTAAEPGERLCYQAFHALPDFGGNRTVLGAWVVDGEPAGLGIRETAGLITDTTARFIPHLIRG, from the coding sequence ATGCGCCGCGTCGCCTGCGCGCCCCGTGAGGGCTGGCGCGAGACGGTCGAGGAGCAGGGGCTCGTGTACGCGGTCCCGCGCGGCCAGGACGACCTCTACTGGGACGAGTCGGCCTACTACGAGTTCACGCTGGCCGAGGTGGAGGCCCTAGAGGAGGCCGTCGCCGACCTGCACGAGATGTGCCTGGACGCGGCCGGGCACGTCGTGGCGTCCGGCCGGTACGCCGACCTGGGCATCACCGACCGCCGGGTGATCGAGCTGATCGAGCGCTCCTGGGCCCGGCGGGACACGGAGATCAGCCTGTACGGCCGCTTCGACCTGCGCTACGACGGGTCCGGCCCGGCCAAGATGCTGGAGTACAACGCGGACACCCCGACGTCGCTGCTGGAGGCGGCCGGGCCGCAGTGGTTCTGGCTGGAGCAGCTGCATCCGGGGTGCGACCAGTGGAACTCGCTGCACGAGCGGCTGGTGGCGGCGTGGCGCAAGCACGCGGCGACCCTGCCGCGCGGTCCGGTGCACTTCGCGTACACGCTGACCGACGAGATCGGCGAGGACATGATGACCGCCGCGTACCTGCAGGAGTGCGCCGAGCAGGCGGGCCTGCACGGGACGCTGCTGCCGGTGGAGGAGATCGGCTGGGACCCGGCGCTGCGGCGGTTCGTCGACGAGCAGGACCGGACCGTCAACACGATCTTCAAGTTGTACCCGTGGGAGTGGCTGGTCGCGGACCGCTTCGGCGGGTACGCGCTGGACCTGGCGCTGGCCGGGCAGGGGCCGGCCTGGATCGAGCCGCCCTGGAAGATGCTGCTGTCGAACAAGGCGCTGCTGGCGATCCTGTGGGAGCGGCACCCCGGGCATCCGAACCTGCTCCCGTCGTACCTGGACGGGCCGCGCGAGCTGTCCGTGTTCGGGTACGTGGAGAAGCCGCTGCTGGGCCGGGAGGGCGCGGGCGTGCGCATCGTGACGCCGGGCCACACGGTCGGCACGGCGGCCGAGCCGGGCGAGCGGCTGTGCTACCAGGCGTTCCACGCGCTGCCGGACTTCGGCGGCAACCGGACGGTGCTGGGCGCCTGGGTCGTCGACGGCGAACCGGCCGGGCTGGGCATCCGGGAGACGGCCGGGCTGATCACGGACACGACGGCCCGCTTCATCCCGCACCTCATCCGCGGCTGA
- a CDS encoding DUF350 domain-containing protein: MTNVLHGLVAATTFAAVGVALLLGGFLLVDLLTPGRLRHQIWTERNANASIFLSSALVGVGAICFTSIITTYDDLLVGLFSTAVFGVLGMVLMAVAFLIVDLVTPGRLGEILVDAKPHPAVWVSAATNVAVAAIVCASIS, translated from the coding sequence GTGACGAACGTACTGCACGGACTGGTCGCCGCGACCACCTTCGCCGCCGTGGGCGTGGCCCTCCTGCTGGGCGGATTCCTGCTGGTCGATCTGCTGACCCCGGGTCGGCTGCGCCACCAGATCTGGACCGAGCGCAACGCCAACGCCTCGATCTTCCTCAGCTCAGCGCTTGTCGGCGTGGGCGCGATCTGCTTCACCTCGATCATCACCACGTACGACGACCTGCTGGTCGGGCTGTTCTCGACCGCCGTGTTCGGCGTGCTCGGGATGGTGCTGATGGCCGTGGCGTTCCTGATTGTCGATCTCGTCACACCGGGGCGGCTCGGCGAGATCCTCGTCGACGCGAAGCCGCACCCGGCGGTCTGGGTCAGCGCCGCGACCAACGTCGCCGTCGCCGCGATCGTCTGCGCCTCGATCTCCTGA
- a CDS encoding metallophosphoesterase has product MLPPLNPRLVLRLVPVALAVLAAGALVFAAGSGEPQPTVLVGAGDIGSCTSKGDKITAKLLDGIPGTVFTLGDNAYMSGSRSQFRQCYAPYWGRHRDRTRPAAGNHDLLTDGGAPYYDYFGAAAGTPGQGWYSYRVGDWLVLVLNSTCDVVDCSARGPQARWLHRTLQQEQARCTVAMWHHPVFTSGGMHPPEQRLLPAFRELYEHGVDVLVTAHNHNYERFAPQNPDGIRDDAAGVREFVVGTGGASLYRFPDAVAANSESRDDRSFGVLKLALHPDGYDWAFVAQPGSTFTDTGTGRCH; this is encoded by the coding sequence GTGCTGCCGCCGCTGAATCCGCGACTGGTCCTGCGTCTGGTGCCGGTCGCCCTGGCGGTGCTCGCCGCCGGGGCGCTGGTGTTCGCCGCCGGGTCCGGCGAACCGCAGCCGACCGTGCTGGTCGGGGCCGGTGACATCGGCAGCTGCACCAGCAAGGGCGACAAGATCACCGCGAAGCTGCTGGACGGCATCCCCGGCACGGTGTTCACGCTGGGCGACAACGCGTACATGTCGGGCTCGCGCAGCCAGTTCCGGCAGTGCTACGCGCCGTACTGGGGGCGCCACCGCGACCGCACCCGGCCCGCCGCCGGAAACCACGACCTGCTCACCGACGGCGGCGCGCCGTACTACGACTACTTCGGCGCCGCCGCCGGGACGCCCGGCCAGGGCTGGTACTCCTACCGGGTCGGCGACTGGCTGGTGCTGGTGCTCAACTCCACCTGCGACGTCGTGGACTGCTCGGCCCGCGGGCCACAGGCGCGGTGGCTGCACCGCACGCTCCAGCAGGAGCAGGCGCGGTGCACGGTCGCGATGTGGCACCACCCTGTCTTCACCTCGGGCGGCATGCACCCGCCGGAGCAGCGCCTGCTGCCCGCCTTCCGCGAGCTGTACGAGCACGGCGTCGACGTCCTGGTCACCGCGCACAACCACAACTACGAGCGCTTCGCCCCGCAGAACCCCGACGGCATACGCGACGACGCCGCCGGGGTGCGCGAGTTCGTCGTCGGCACGGGCGGCGCCTCGCTCTACCGCTTCCCCGACGCCGTCGCCGCCAACTCCGAGTCGCGCGACGACCGCTCGTTCGGGGTGCTCAAGCTGGCCCTGCACCCCGACGGGTACGACTGGGCGTTCGTGGCCCAGCCTGGCAGCACCTTCACCGACACCGGCACCGGCCGCTGCCACTGA
- a CDS encoding sorbosone dehydrogenase family protein, producing MNSRKVALAGEAALLTLVMAAAGVVALVRPAAPAGPVDLSPLAPTISEPSTDGQLVSGADLHMEAQPFADPDVRDEHRCTDWEVWTVPPAQAERVWASECITGAQRLHAHLGDGVFQGSLAGAAELPPTTAFEVRSRHRDSSGDPRAEWGQWSVRTFRTDAQLKPLPGAPIWRTFQDGYVVEEVASGFSLPVNIAMVPAHGSAPSKPMFYVTELYGQIKVVRGDFTVGTYAKDLLNFDPRGRKVPGDGEIGLTGIVVEPASGDVFASMLYRSGSGAHFYPKVVRFHSDDGGFTAAKATTVLDMKDEAQEASHQVSNLTIGPDGKLYVHMADGFEPKTARRLDSFRGKVLRMNLDGSAPEDNPFYDAKDGIKAKDYVYASGFRNPFGGAWRAADGQHYSVENGPSVDRFARVTRGADYGWYAGDSAMRKKALYNWGVAHGPVNIAFVQQEGGQSAGFPKDKLDHAFVSESGPTYATGPQVRGKRIVEFVFDGDGEVDDPKTLVEYNGNGKASVAGLAAGADGLYFTALYPDDLKDGPYAAKAKIYRVRYASEAGAAPRPVKLDPKLCTDDELSVTAVPARTSLDAGSPLAVTLKVKNSSKRTCSRDIGADLQELRLLDGEQRVWSSDDCGAQHGNQLAKFAPGYERVFQVVWNGRSSTECVRKNRHRIPDGPVPDEGKYQLVGRIGSDRSRPVTITLK from the coding sequence ATGAATTCCCGAAAGGTCGCCCTCGCTGGTGAGGCGGCCCTGCTCACGTTGGTCATGGCCGCCGCCGGAGTGGTGGCGCTGGTGCGCCCCGCCGCCCCGGCCGGGCCGGTAGACCTGTCCCCGCTCGCGCCGACCATCAGCGAGCCGAGCACCGACGGCCAGCTGGTCAGCGGTGCCGATCTGCACATGGAGGCGCAGCCGTTCGCGGACCCGGACGTACGCGACGAGCACCGCTGCACCGACTGGGAGGTGTGGACGGTGCCCCCGGCGCAGGCGGAGCGGGTGTGGGCGTCGGAGTGCATCACCGGCGCCCAGCGACTGCACGCCCACCTGGGCGACGGGGTGTTCCAGGGCTCGCTCGCGGGCGCCGCGGAGCTGCCGCCGACCACGGCGTTCGAGGTCCGCAGCCGCCACCGGGACAGCAGCGGTGATCCGCGTGCGGAGTGGGGCCAGTGGTCGGTGCGTACGTTCCGGACGGACGCGCAGCTCAAGCCGCTGCCGGGGGCGCCGATCTGGCGCACCTTCCAGGATGGGTACGTCGTGGAGGAGGTGGCGTCGGGCTTCTCGCTGCCGGTGAACATCGCGATGGTGCCCGCGCACGGGTCCGCGCCGAGCAAGCCGATGTTCTACGTGACGGAGCTGTACGGCCAGATCAAGGTGGTCCGCGGCGACTTCACCGTCGGGACGTACGCGAAGGATCTGTTGAATTTCGACCCGCGCGGCCGGAAGGTGCCCGGTGACGGTGAGATCGGCCTGACCGGCATCGTGGTGGAACCGGCCAGCGGCGACGTGTTCGCCTCGATGCTGTACCGGTCGGGCTCGGGCGCGCACTTCTATCCGAAGGTGGTCCGGTTCCACAGCGACGACGGCGGGTTCACGGCGGCGAAGGCGACGACGGTGCTCGACATGAAGGACGAGGCACAGGAGGCCTCGCACCAGGTGTCGAACCTGACGATCGGGCCGGACGGCAAGCTGTACGTGCACATGGCCGACGGGTTCGAGCCGAAGACGGCGCGCAGACTGGATTCGTTCCGGGGCAAGGTGCTGCGGATGAACCTGGACGGCAGCGCGCCGGAGGACAACCCGTTCTACGACGCCAAGGACGGGATCAAAGCCAAGGACTACGTGTACGCCTCGGGCTTCCGCAACCCGTTCGGGGGCGCCTGGCGGGCCGCCGACGGCCAGCACTACTCGGTGGAGAACGGCCCGTCGGTGGACCGGTTCGCCCGGGTGACCCGCGGTGCCGACTACGGGTGGTATGCCGGTGACAGCGCGATGCGCAAGAAGGCGCTGTACAACTGGGGTGTCGCGCACGGGCCGGTGAACATCGCGTTCGTGCAGCAGGAGGGCGGGCAGTCGGCCGGCTTCCCGAAGGACAAGCTCGACCACGCGTTCGTGTCCGAGAGCGGCCCGACGTACGCGACGGGGCCGCAGGTGCGCGGCAAGCGGATCGTGGAGTTCGTCTTCGACGGCGACGGCGAGGTGGACGACCCGAAGACGCTGGTGGAGTACAACGGCAACGGCAAGGCCAGTGTCGCGGGCCTGGCGGCCGGGGCCGACGGGCTGTACTTCACGGCGCTGTACCCGGACGATCTGAAGGACGGGCCGTACGCGGCGAAGGCGAAGATCTACCGGGTGCGCTATGCCAGCGAGGCCGGGGCGGCGCCCAGGCCGGTCAAGCTGGACCCGAAGCTGTGCACCGACGACGAGCTGTCGGTCACCGCGGTGCCCGCGCGGACCAGCCTGGACGCGGGCTCGCCGCTGGCGGTCACGCTGAAGGTGAAGAACTCGTCGAAGCGGACCTGCTCCCGCGACATCGGCGCGGACCTGCAGGAGCTGCGGCTGCTCGACGGCGAGCAGCGGGTCTGGTCCTCCGACGACTGCGGGGCACAGCACGGCAACCAGCTGGCGAAGTTCGCGCCGGGCTACGAGCGGGTGTTCCAGGTGGTGTGGAACGGCCGGTCGAGCACCGAGTGCGTACGCAAGAACCGCCACCGGATCCCGGACGGCCCCGTTCCGGACGAGGGCAAGTATCAGCTCGTCGGCCGGATCGGCTCGGACCGCAGCAGGCCGGTGACCATCACCCTGAAGTAG
- a CDS encoding S8 family serine peptidase has protein sequence MTFVFASFRSRIWAAAIVVPIALSLSALGSPAAGADKISDGQWYLNYLDVSAAHKISQGEGVRIAVIDTGIDPNHPDIRGSVEPGVDVRQFPASGDGLTDDDGHGTSMASLIVGHGRIRGIAPKATVVSLKYADSVSSSPTAMGSAINWAVEHGVKVISISAAHVDRDLVLQQAVEKAILQDVVIIASAGNKPEKSAIEYPAAFPGVVAVSGIGSDGQLWSSSVTGPEVLLSAPAKGISTAWRDNRRVVTDGTSNSAAIVAGMVALIRAKYPTMPATEVIRRLISTATDKGPAGRDSAYGFGVPNLVAALTAPAVSASAGRSVAPSQIAPTRIDAPGAEFPLRTALFLGGGCLTIVILAVGLVVMVVRRRRPE, from the coding sequence ATGACTTTCGTATTTGCGTCATTCCGCTCGCGCATCTGGGCGGCCGCGATTGTGGTGCCGATCGCGTTGAGCCTTTCCGCTCTCGGCTCTCCTGCTGCGGGAGCAGACAAAATCTCCGATGGCCAGTGGTACCTGAACTATCTCGATGTTTCTGCTGCGCACAAGATCAGTCAAGGTGAAGGTGTTCGGATTGCGGTGATCGACACCGGAATCGATCCGAACCATCCCGACATCCGAGGCTCGGTGGAACCCGGGGTTGATGTCAGGCAGTTCCCTGCGTCCGGCGACGGACTGACCGACGATGACGGCCACGGCACCTCCATGGCCAGCCTGATCGTCGGCCATGGCCGGATTCGGGGTATTGCTCCGAAGGCCACCGTGGTCTCGTTGAAATACGCGGACTCGGTTTCGAGTTCGCCGACCGCCATGGGTAGCGCGATCAACTGGGCCGTCGAGCACGGCGTTAAGGTGATCTCCATTTCGGCGGCTCATGTAGACCGTGACCTGGTTCTACAACAGGCTGTGGAGAAGGCGATCCTTCAGGACGTGGTCATCATCGCCTCTGCGGGCAATAAGCCGGAGAAGTCGGCGATCGAGTACCCCGCTGCCTTCCCTGGTGTGGTGGCCGTGTCCGGAATCGGCTCGGACGGGCAGCTCTGGTCGAGTTCCGTGACCGGGCCCGAGGTGCTCCTGTCGGCGCCGGCGAAGGGGATCAGCACTGCCTGGCGGGACAACCGGCGTGTGGTCACGGACGGCACCTCCAACTCGGCTGCCATCGTCGCGGGAATGGTCGCCCTCATCCGGGCCAAGTATCCGACGATGCCTGCTACCGAAGTCATCCGTCGGCTGATCAGCACCGCAACCGATAAGGGCCCAGCCGGACGAGACTCAGCCTACGGATTCGGCGTGCCGAATCTCGTCGCGGCCCTCACCGCACCGGCAGTCAGTGCATCGGCAGGGAGGTCCGTCGCCCCCAGTCAGATCGCGCCAACCCGGATCGACGCACCCGGGGCCGAGTTCCCGCTGCGGACGGCACTCTTCTTGGGCGGGGGCTGTCTGACGATCGTCATTCTCGCGGTTGGGCTCGTGGTGATGGTTGTTCGGCGGCGTAGGCCCGAGTGA
- a CDS encoding hemolysin family protein: MGGYGTQVLLVLVLMLINGALSGSEMALISLRESQIQRLERSSGGGRVLARLSRDPNRFLATIQIGITLAGFLASAFAATSLAQPLYKPLSFLGEAAEAVSIIVVTLILTFLTLVIGELAPKRIAMQRAESWALLAARPLNWMATASRPFVWLLGKSTDLLVRIAGGDPRAGREEISAEEIRDLVVAQRGFTAQQREIISGAFEIIERDVREIMVPRRDVFTLPGRLSTQEALRVLAESGHTRAPVVGEGGLDSTVGVVHLRDLLNSDGTAAEAARPGLFLPETQSVSDAMRKLRHQREQFALVVDEHGSIDGIITMEDLVEEVVGEIYDETDRDVESAVREGEGVFLVPGSFPLHDLPDLGIDDDRLGEVDYTTVAGLVLDKLGHIPTAPGETIKAPGLTAEVVEVTGHTITRIRLRAVDRERHESV; the protein is encoded by the coding sequence GTGGGCGGCTACGGCACCCAGGTACTGCTGGTGCTTGTCCTGATGTTGATCAACGGCGCGCTGTCGGGCAGCGAGATGGCGCTCATCTCCCTGCGCGAGTCGCAGATCCAGCGCCTGGAGCGCAGCTCGGGCGGCGGCCGGGTGCTGGCCCGCCTGTCGCGCGACCCGAACCGGTTCCTGGCCACCATTCAGATCGGCATCACGCTGGCGGGCTTCCTCGCCTCGGCGTTCGCGGCGACCTCGCTGGCCCAGCCGCTGTACAAGCCGCTGTCGTTCCTCGGCGAGGCGGCCGAAGCGGTCTCGATCATCGTGGTCACGTTGATCCTGACGTTCCTGACCCTGGTCATCGGCGAGTTGGCGCCCAAGCGCATCGCGATGCAGCGGGCCGAGAGCTGGGCGCTGCTGGCGGCCCGGCCGCTGAACTGGATGGCGACCGCGTCGCGGCCGTTCGTGTGGCTGCTCGGCAAGTCGACCGACCTGCTGGTGCGGATCGCGGGCGGCGACCCGAGGGCGGGCCGGGAGGAGATCTCGGCCGAGGAGATCCGGGACCTGGTCGTGGCACAGCGCGGGTTCACCGCGCAGCAGCGGGAGATCATCTCCGGCGCGTTCGAGATCATCGAGCGGGACGTACGCGAGATCATGGTGCCGCGCCGCGACGTGTTCACCCTGCCGGGGCGCCTGAGCACGCAGGAGGCGCTGCGGGTGCTGGCCGAGTCGGGGCACACCCGGGCGCCGGTGGTCGGCGAGGGCGGCCTGGACTCCACGGTCGGTGTGGTGCACCTGCGCGACCTGCTGAACAGCGACGGCACCGCCGCCGAGGCGGCCCGGCCGGGGCTGTTCCTGCCCGAGACGCAGTCGGTGTCGGACGCCATGCGCAAGCTGCGCCACCAGCGCGAGCAGTTCGCCCTAGTCGTGGATGAGCACGGCTCGATCGACGGCATCATCACGATGGAGGACCTGGTCGAGGAGGTCGTGGGCGAGATCTACGACGAGACCGACCGCGACGTCGAGTCGGCGGTGCGCGAGGGCGAGGGCGTCTTCCTGGTGCCCGGCTCGTTCCCGCTGCACGACCTGCCCGACCTCGGCATCGACGACGACCGTCTCGGCGAGGTCGACTACACCACCGTCGCCGGCCTCGTGCTGGACAAGCTCGGCCACATCCCGACCGCCCCGGGCGAGACCATCAAGGCACCCGGCCTGACCGCCGAGGTCGTAGAGGTGACCGGCCACACCATCACCCGGATACGGCTGCGCGCCGTCGACCGGGAGCGGCACGAGTCGGTGTAG
- the sthA gene encoding Si-specific NAD(P)(+) transhydrogenase, with the protein MRDVDMLVIGSGPGGQKAAVAAAKLGRKVAVVERGDMVGGVSVNTGTIPSKTLREAVVYLTGLSQRELYGQSYRLKDDITVADLTARTHHVISREVDVVRNQLARNGIRLHAGKATFADPHTVHVAGERNREYTISAEHIVIAAGSRPARPATVEFDDLTVIDSDGILKLDRVPRSMVVVGAGVIGIEYASMFAALGTKVTVVEKRARMLDFCDLEVVEALKYHLRDLAVTFRFSEAVAAVERHARGAIAVLESGKTIAADTVMYSAGRQGMGDTLNLEAAGLSADERGRIAVDQNFRTAVPHIYAVGDIIGFPALAATSMEQGRLAAHHACGEPVGLLSALQPIGIYSIPEISYVGRTEDELTDNRIPFEVGVSRYRELARGQIIGDSHGMLKILVSPEDRRLLGVHVFGTGATELLHIGQSVMGCGGTVDYLVDAVFNYPTLAESYKVAALDATNKMRHIASLRD; encoded by the coding sequence ATGCGCGACGTCGACATGCTCGTCATCGGATCCGGCCCCGGCGGGCAGAAGGCCGCCGTCGCCGCCGCCAAGCTCGGCCGCAAGGTCGCCGTGGTGGAGCGGGGTGACATGGTCGGCGGCGTCAGCGTCAACACCGGCACCATCCCGTCCAAGACGCTGCGCGAGGCCGTCGTCTACCTCACCGGCCTGAGCCAGCGCGAGCTGTACGGCCAGAGCTACCGCCTCAAGGACGACATCACCGTCGCCGACCTCACCGCCCGCACCCACCACGTGATCAGCCGCGAGGTGGACGTGGTGCGCAACCAGCTCGCCCGCAACGGCATCCGGCTGCACGCGGGCAAGGCCACCTTCGCCGACCCGCACACGGTGCACGTCGCGGGCGAGCGCAACCGCGAGTACACCATCTCCGCCGAGCACATCGTGATCGCCGCGGGCAGCCGCCCGGCCCGGCCCGCGACCGTGGAGTTCGACGACCTGACCGTCATCGACTCCGACGGGATCCTCAAGCTCGACCGGGTGCCCCGTTCGATGGTCGTGGTCGGCGCGGGCGTCATCGGCATCGAGTACGCCTCGATGTTCGCCGCCCTGGGCACCAAGGTGACGGTGGTGGAGAAGCGGGCCCGGATGCTGGACTTCTGCGATCTGGAGGTCGTGGAGGCGCTCAAGTACCACCTGCGCGACCTGGCCGTGACGTTCCGGTTCAGCGAGGCCGTCGCGGCGGTGGAACGGCACGCGCGCGGCGCGATCGCGGTGCTGGAGAGCGGCAAGACCATCGCCGCCGACACGGTCATGTACTCGGCGGGCCGCCAGGGCATGGGCGACACGCTGAACCTGGAGGCCGCGGGCCTGTCCGCCGACGAGCGCGGCCGGATCGCGGTCGACCAGAACTTCCGCACCGCGGTGCCGCACATCTACGCCGTCGGCGACATCATCGGCTTCCCCGCCCTGGCCGCGACCTCGATGGAGCAGGGCCGCCTGGCCGCCCACCACGCCTGCGGCGAGCCGGTCGGCCTCCTGTCGGCGCTCCAGCCGATCGGCATCTACAGCATCCCCGAGATCAGCTACGTCGGCCGCACCGAGGATGAGCTGACCGACAACCGCATCCCGTTCGAGGTCGGCGTGTCCCGCTACCGCGAGCTGGCCCGCGGGCAGATCATCGGCGACTCGCACGGCATGCTGAAGATCCTGGTGTCACCGGAGGACCGCAGGCTGCTCGGCGTGCACGTGTTCGGCACCGGCGCCACCGAGCTGCTGCACATCGGGCAGTCGGTGATGGGCTGCGGCGGCACCGTCGACTACCTGGTGGACGCGGTCTTCAACTACCCGACGCTGGCCGAGTCGTACAAGGTGGCCGCGCTGGACGCCACCAACAAGATGCGGCACATCGCCAGCCTGCGCGACTGA
- a CDS encoding MBL fold metallo-hydrolase: MPITPPPTLTALAPGVFAYVQPDGGWCVSNAGVLVGREAVTLVDATATVPRALHLREHIDSVTPAAVGTLIVTHRHGDHHYGACAVAPDATVVAHERTRELLLSDGLNLPGIWPDVAWGEVALRAPSVTFTDRLTLWVDELRVELIHPGPAHTAGDAVVWVPEHRILFTGDITFSGVTPLYLMGSLTGTLRALDLLRALEPEIVVSGHGPVTGPEVFDANAAYLRWVQELAAEGRAAGRTPLETAQTADLGAFKSLLDSERLVANLHRGYAELSGLPEAAELPVPAVLGDMVVFNGGRIPTCLA, translated from the coding sequence ATGCCGATCACTCCGCCGCCCACGCTGACCGCGCTCGCCCCCGGCGTCTTCGCGTACGTCCAGCCCGACGGCGGCTGGTGTGTCAGCAACGCCGGCGTGCTGGTCGGCCGCGAGGCGGTCACCCTGGTCGACGCCACGGCGACGGTGCCCCGGGCGCTGCACCTGCGCGAGCACATCGACTCCGTGACCCCGGCCGCGGTGGGGACCCTGATCGTGACCCACCGGCACGGCGACCACCACTACGGCGCCTGCGCGGTCGCGCCCGACGCGACGGTCGTCGCCCACGAGCGCACCCGCGAGCTGCTGCTGTCCGACGGGCTGAACCTGCCCGGCATCTGGCCCGACGTCGCCTGGGGCGAGGTCGCGCTGCGGGCGCCGTCGGTCACCTTCACCGACCGGCTCACGCTGTGGGTCGACGAGCTGCGGGTCGAGCTGATCCACCCCGGTCCGGCGCACACCGCCGGGGACGCGGTGGTGTGGGTGCCCGAGCACCGGATCCTGTTCACCGGCGACATCACCTTCTCCGGGGTCACGCCGCTGTACCTGATGGGGTCGCTGACCGGGACCCTGCGGGCGCTGGACCTGCTGCGGGCCCTGGAGCCGGAGATCGTGGTCAGCGGGCACGGGCCGGTGACCGGGCCCGAGGTCTTCGACGCCAACGCGGCCTACCTGCGGTGGGTGCAGGAGCTGGCCGCCGAGGGCCGCGCCGCCGGGCGTACGCCGCTGGAGACGGCCCAGACCGCCGACCTGGGCGCGTTCAAGAGCCTGCTCGACTCCGAGCGCCTGGTGGCCAACCTGCACCGGGGGTACGCGGAGCTGTCCGGGCTGCCCGAGGCCGCCGAGCTGCCGGTCCCGGCCGTCCTGGGCGACATGGTCGTGTTCAACGGCGGCCGCATCCCCACCTGCCTGGCCTGA
- a CDS encoding M4 family metallopeptidase, with product MRRTPVILSGLAVAALVAAAGATAAAAPPADPFARAVGHLRSHSGTQYAAGQTFTLRGVATDADGTQHVRMHRYYEGLPVLGGDVVVHLDRAGAYRGASQTLAGAPRLDRTPRVSAQAAAGAALAASTAGSRAVAGTQLVVDADGAAAALAYEVVVSGVYADSTPSELHVLVDATSGRVRDSWEAVQADGVGHSFHSGDVAVGTVLSGGTYQLNDAARGGHKTYDLNGGTSGTGTLFTSTANVFGDGTLANRATTGADAHYGAAMTWDFYKNTFGRNGIRNDGVAAYSRVHYSSNYVNAFWDDSCFCMTYGDGNAAQGWTPLTSLDVAGHEMSHGVTSNTAGLRYSGESGGLNEATSDIFGTMVEFYAANANDPGDFLIGEELRTNGTPLRYMDKPSKDGASADCWSSSVKRLDVHYSSGVANHFFYLLSVGSGASSWGNSPTCNGSTVTGIGRDKAAAIWYRALTVYMTSRTAYSGARTATLSAAADLYGSAGTEYSTVAAAWSAVSVS from the coding sequence ATGCGTCGTACCCCCGTCATATTGAGCGGCCTCGCGGTGGCCGCCCTCGTCGCCGCCGCGGGCGCCACCGCCGCGGCCGCACCGCCCGCGGACCCGTTCGCGCGCGCCGTCGGCCACCTCAGGTCGCACTCCGGCACGCAGTACGCGGCGGGCCAGACCTTCACCCTGCGCGGTGTCGCCACCGACGCCGACGGCACGCAGCACGTCCGCATGCACCGCTACTACGAGGGCCTGCCGGTGCTCGGCGGCGACGTCGTGGTGCACCTGGACCGCGCCGGTGCCTACCGGGGCGCCAGCCAGACCCTGGCCGGGGCACCGCGGCTGGACCGGACACCGCGGGTGAGCGCGCAGGCGGCCGCGGGCGCGGCCCTGGCCGCCTCGACCGCGGGTTCGCGGGCGGTCGCCGGGACGCAGCTGGTCGTCGACGCGGACGGCGCGGCGGCGGCGCTGGCCTACGAGGTCGTGGTGTCCGGGGTGTACGCCGACAGCACCCCCAGCGAGCTGCACGTGCTCGTCGACGCGACCAGCGGCCGGGTGCGCGACTCGTGGGAGGCCGTGCAGGCCGACGGCGTGGGGCACAGCTTCCACTCCGGCGACGTCGCCGTCGGCACCGTGCTGTCCGGCGGGACGTACCAGCTGAACGACGCCGCGCGCGGCGGCCACAAGACGTACGACCTCAACGGCGGCACCAGCGGCACCGGCACGCTGTTCACCTCGACCGCCAACGTCTTCGGTGACGGCACCCTGGCCAACCGCGCCACCACCGGCGCGGACGCGCACTACGGCGCCGCGATGACCTGGGACTTCTACAAGAACACGTTCGGCCGCAACGGCATCCGCAACGACGGGGTCGCCGCCTACAGCCGGGTGCACTACAGCTCCAACTACGTCAACGCCTTCTGGGACGACTCGTGCTTCTGCATGACGTACGGCGACGGCAACGCCGCCCAGGGCTGGACGCCGCTGACCTCGCTGGACGTGGCGGGCCACGAGATGAGCCACGGGGTCACCAGCAACACCGCCGGGCTGCGCTACAGCGGTGAGTCGGGTGGCCTCAACGAGGCGACCAGCGACATCTTCGGCACCATGGTCGAGTTCTACGCGGCCAACGCCAACGACCCCGGCGACTTCCTGATCGGCGAGGAGCTGCGCACCAACGGGACGCCGCTGCGGTACATGGACAAGCCGTCCAAGGACGGCGCCTCGGCCGACTGCTGGTCCAGCAGCGTCAAGCGGCTGGACGTGCACTACTCGTCGGGCGTGGCCAACCACTTCTTCTACCTGCTGTCGGTCGGCAGCGGCGCGTCGTCGTGGGGCAACAGCCCGACCTGCAACGGCTCGACGGTCACCGGCATCGGCCGGGACAAGGCCGCCGCGATCTGGTACCGGGCGCTGACGGTCTACATGACCTCCCGCACGGCCTACTCCGGCGCCCGCACCGCCACCCTGTCCGCCGCCGCCGACCTGTACGGGTCGGCCGGCACCGAGTACAGCACCGTGGCCGCCGCCTGGTCGGCCGTCAGCGTGAGCTGA